A window from Streptomyces sp. NBC_00271 encodes these proteins:
- the ctaD gene encoding aa3-type cytochrome oxidase subunit I, with protein MGTETAQATAPPVYRRQRPGRLAVDWLTTTDHKKIGHLYLITSFAFFLIGGLMALVMRAELARPGLQIVDNNQFNQLFTLHGTIMLLLFATPTFAGFANEIMPLQIGSPDVAFPRLNMLSYWFFLFGGLIVLGSLMVPDGPASFGWFAYAPLNSLERSPNIGADMWIMGLALTGFGTILGAVNFITTIVGMRAPGMTMFRLPIFTWNILFTSILVLFAFPVLAAALLVLEADRRFGSVVFEAANGGALLWQHLFWFFGHPEVYIIALPFFGIITEILPVFSRKPVFGYLTLVAATMAITGLSIVVWAHHMFATGAVLLPFFSFMSFLIAVPTGVKFFNWSGTMINGSLSFETPMLWAIGFLVSFLFGGLTGVILASPPMDFEVTDSYFVVAHFHYVVFGTVVFATFGGFYFWWPKFTGKMLDERLGKIHFWTLFVGFHTTFLVQHWLGAEGMPRRYADYLAADGFTALNTVSTIGAFLLGMSTLPFLYNVWKTSKYGTKVEMDDPWGFGRSLEWATSCPPPRHNFVTLPRIRSESPAFDLHHPQYGANGQETAPAPGTAGPGTS; from the coding sequence ATGGGCACGGAGACCGCGCAGGCGACGGCGCCACCCGTATACAGGAGGCAGCGACCGGGGCGGCTCGCCGTGGACTGGCTCACCACGACGGACCACAAGAAGATCGGCCACCTCTACCTGATCACGTCTTTCGCCTTCTTTCTCATCGGCGGTCTGATGGCGTTGGTGATGCGCGCCGAACTCGCCCGGCCCGGTCTGCAGATCGTGGACAACAACCAGTTCAACCAGCTGTTCACCCTGCACGGCACGATCATGCTGCTGCTGTTCGCCACCCCGACCTTCGCCGGGTTCGCCAACGAGATCATGCCGCTGCAGATCGGCTCCCCGGACGTCGCCTTCCCCCGCCTGAACATGCTGTCGTACTGGTTCTTCCTCTTCGGCGGCCTGATCGTCCTCGGCTCGCTCATGGTGCCCGACGGACCCGCCTCCTTCGGCTGGTTCGCCTATGCCCCGCTCAACAGCCTGGAGCGCTCGCCGAACATCGGCGCCGACATGTGGATCATGGGCCTGGCGCTGACGGGCTTCGGCACGATCCTCGGCGCGGTGAACTTCATCACGACCATCGTCGGGATGCGGGCCCCCGGCATGACGATGTTCCGGCTGCCGATCTTCACCTGGAACATCCTTTTCACCTCGATCCTCGTCCTCTTCGCGTTCCCGGTGCTCGCGGCGGCGCTGCTGGTCCTGGAGGCGGACCGGCGCTTCGGGTCGGTGGTGTTCGAGGCGGCCAACGGCGGCGCGCTGCTGTGGCAGCACCTGTTCTGGTTCTTCGGGCATCCCGAGGTCTACATCATCGCGTTGCCGTTCTTCGGGATCATCACGGAGATCCTGCCGGTCTTCAGCAGGAAGCCGGTCTTCGGTTATCTGACGCTGGTCGCCGCGACGATGGCCATCACCGGTCTGTCGATCGTGGTGTGGGCGCACCACATGTTCGCGACGGGCGCGGTGCTGCTGCCGTTCTTCTCTTTCATGTCGTTCTTGATCGCGGTGCCCACGGGGGTGAAGTTCTTCAACTGGAGCGGGACGATGATCAATGGTTCGCTCTCCTTCGAGACGCCCATGCTGTGGGCCATCGGTTTCCTGGTGTCGTTCCTGTTCGGCGGTCTGACCGGAGTGATCCTGGCCTCGCCGCCGATGGACTTCGAGGTCACCGACTCGTACTTCGTGGTCGCGCACTTCCACTACGTCGTCTTCGGCACCGTCGTCTTCGCGACTTTCGGTGGTTTCTACTTCTGGTGGCCCAAGTTCACCGGCAAGATGCTCGACGAACGACTCGGCAAGATCCATTTCTGGACGCTCTTCGTCGGCTTCCACACGACGTTCCTGGTGCAGCACTGGCTGGGTGCCGAGGGCATGCCGCGCCGGTACGCGGACTATCTGGCCGCCGACGGCTTCACGGCGCTCAACACCGTCTCGACGATCGGCGCGTTCCTGCTGGGCATGTCGACGCTGCCGTTCCTCTACAACGTCTGGAAGACGTCCAAGTACGGCACGAAGGTCGAGATGGACGACCCCTGGGGCTTCGGCCGCTCCCTGGAGTGGGCGACCTCGTGTCCGCCGCCCCGGCACAACTTCGTCACGCTGCCCCGGATCCGTTCCGAGAGCCCGGCGTTCGACCTGCACCATCCCCAGTACGGGGCGAACGGTCAGGAAACCGCTCCAGCGCCCGGGACAGCCGGTCCCGGGACGTCCTGA
- a CDS encoding phosphatase PAP2 family protein: MRTERNLTRLDRVFARLDREPERPANIDVPKMSRHRVVLLGATLAFYVAIVWAVAITSWLVRFDWQVMFFRPYQQWPEIHAFLDYYVVLGQRGPTAVMVAAWLGWRSWRQHTLRPMLTLGASLLLLNITVGAAKLGMGRLGPHYAITIGSNEMGLGGDIFPSGHTANAVVTWGILAYLASTPRARRWLSALSAVTSLGVGLTTVYLGTHWLSDVLLGWAAGLLILLALPWCEPLIARAETGLFTLRDAWRARRGRAVPAPAEAPVGSPVGVPVLVKQSVPVNEEAPVRGAVPSARPPRAPVYLAPGPHTTRSERTPVTPVGSRRPPHPDRVARATTTSSARPLTGG; this comes from the coding sequence GTGCGTACCGAACGAAACCTCACCCGTCTGGACCGGGTCTTCGCCCGGTTGGACCGTGAGCCGGAACGGCCGGCGAACATCGATGTGCCGAAGATGAGCAGGCACAGGGTTGTGCTCCTCGGAGCCACCCTGGCCTTCTACGTGGCCATCGTGTGGGCCGTTGCGATCACATCGTGGCTGGTCCGGTTCGACTGGCAGGTCATGTTCTTCCGGCCCTATCAGCAGTGGCCGGAGATCCACGCGTTCCTCGACTACTACGTGGTGCTGGGCCAGCGCGGCCCCACCGCCGTGATGGTCGCCGCATGGCTCGGCTGGCGCTCCTGGCGGCAGCACACCCTGCGCCCGATGCTCACGCTGGGCGCCTCGCTGCTGCTGCTCAACATCACGGTCGGCGCCGCGAAGCTCGGCATGGGCCGCCTCGGCCCGCACTACGCCATCACGATCGGCTCGAACGAGATGGGTCTCGGCGGCGATATATTCCCTTCGGGCCACACCGCGAACGCCGTCGTGACCTGGGGAATCCTGGCCTATCTGGCCTCCACCCCGCGGGCGAGGCGCTGGCTGTCGGCGCTGTCCGCCGTGACCTCGCTCGGCGTCGGCCTCACCACCGTCTACCTCGGTACGCACTGGCTGAGCGATGTGCTGCTGGGCTGGGCCGCCGGTCTGCTGATCCTGCTGGCGCTGCCGTGGTGCGAGCCGCTGATCGCCCGCGCCGAGACCGGTCTGTTCACCCTGCGCGACGCCTGGCGCGCCCGCCGCGGCCGTGCGGTGCCCGCCCCGGCCGAGGCTCCGGTCGGCTCCCCGGTCGGTGTGCCCGTGCTGGTCAAGCAGTCGGTCCCGGTGAACGAGGAGGCTCCGGTACGCGGGGCGGTGCCCTCCGCCCGCCCGCCCCGGGCGCCGGTCTACCTGGCGCCCGGACCCCACACGACCCGCTCGGAGCGCACCCCGGTCACCCCGGTCGGCAGCCGCCGTCCACCGCACCCGGACCGCGTGGCGCGCGCCACCACGACATCGTCCGCCCGGCCGCTGACAGGCGGCTGA
- a CDS encoding glycosyltransferase family 39 protein encodes MTDLETPLATPPGASAPRRAAPALLGYAAVRALGVLTLALWSAANGKSAHTLLTARWDALWYTRVADLGYGYEVRLPNGDVHSNLAFFPLLPWLERLVSALSPLSYADAGLLVSTLASLAAAWGIFAVADHVYGPRVGVCAVLVWAVLPVGIVQSMAYSESLFTALAAWSLYAVLTGRWVTAGLLAAFAGLTRPVGAAVVAALWVAAITSFVRDRSAHPAHGAPVLRRALGMLLAPLGAAGYVLWVGHRTGKGPLGYLDVQAGWRNGFDGGYAFARFVGDKFTSFPSAPAGVGLIVGVALIVWLYVTCVRQRQPPALLVYAGIVVALALCASSYFGSKPRLLLPAFPLLLPLALALARLRTSRSALILGGVAMASALYGAFWLNGSGPP; translated from the coding sequence GTGACCGATCTTGAGACGCCCCTCGCGACGCCGCCCGGCGCGAGCGCGCCACGCCGGGCCGCGCCCGCCCTCCTCGGGTACGCCGCGGTACGGGCCCTGGGCGTCCTCACGCTCGCGCTGTGGAGCGCGGCGAACGGCAAGAGCGCCCACACACTGCTGACGGCCCGCTGGGACGCGCTCTGGTACACCCGCGTCGCCGATCTCGGCTACGGCTACGAGGTGCGGCTGCCCAACGGTGACGTGCACTCGAACCTCGCGTTCTTCCCGCTGCTGCCCTGGCTGGAGCGGCTCGTCTCGGCGCTTTCCCCTCTGTCGTACGCGGATGCCGGGCTGCTGGTCAGCACGCTGGCCTCGCTCGCCGCGGCCTGGGGGATCTTCGCCGTCGCGGACCACGTGTACGGCCCCCGCGTGGGCGTCTGCGCGGTGCTGGTCTGGGCGGTGCTGCCGGTCGGCATCGTGCAGTCGATGGCGTACAGCGAGTCCCTGTTCACGGCGCTCGCCGCCTGGTCGCTCTACGCGGTGCTGACCGGCCGCTGGGTGACGGCCGGTCTGCTCGCCGCCTTCGCCGGGCTGACCCGCCCGGTGGGGGCCGCGGTGGTCGCGGCCCTGTGGGTGGCGGCCATCACCTCGTTCGTGCGGGATCGGAGCGCGCATCCCGCGCACGGCGCGCCCGTGCTCCGACGCGCCCTCGGCATGCTCCTCGCGCCGCTCGGCGCCGCCGGATATGTGCTCTGGGTCGGCCACCGCACGGGCAAGGGGCCGCTCGGCTATCTCGACGTCCAGGCGGGCTGGCGCAACGGATTCGACGGCGGGTACGCGTTCGCCCGCTTCGTGGGCGACAAGTTCACGTCATTCCCGTCCGCTCCGGCCGGCGTCGGACTGATCGTCGGAGTCGCACTGATCGTCTGGCTGTACGTGACGTGTGTACGACAACGCCAGCCGCCGGCGCTGCTGGTGTACGCGGGGATCGTCGTCGCGCTCGCCCTGTGCGCGTCGAGTTACTTCGGCTCGAAACCGCGCCTCCTGCTGCCCGCTTTCCCCCTCTTGCTCCCCCTCGCGCTGGCCCTGGCGCGACTGCGTACGTCCAGGTCAGCACTGATCCTCGGTGGCGTGGCGATGGCCTCCGCGCTCTACGGAGCGTTCTGGCTGAACGGCTCCGGTCCGCCATGA
- a CDS encoding MFS transporter, with the protein MSGTTTAAECRRREAGAGANRWVVLVVLCVSLLLVALDATVLHVAVPAVTEDLKPGAIELLWIVDVYPLVCAALLILFGTLGDRVGRRRVLLLGYGLFGIASGIAALADSAQVLIGARALLGVGGAMIMPATLSILRQVFPDRRERALAIGIWSAVAAVGAAVGPLLGGFLLEHFWWGSVFLVNIPLMLISLPIGRLLLPESYGDRDGPWDVVGALTAAAGLFGLVLGVKRLGGGEAPFGPFTLAPLFVGGALMFAFVRRQRRRTHPLVDLRMFSRPAFSTSVCCIVLAMLALVGLELIAAQYLQLVLGLSPLQTGLRLLPLTFAAMAAGLAGARLLRRFGPRAMVCFGFCLTAVAVVTLTAMGGDDNTGLLLFGFVLLGFGLETTLFGAYESMLSEAPPAQAGGAAAIGETSYQLGAGIGIALLGSVMNAAYAPGLSSVPGVSPGDSAAAGHSLGEAYDVAARLGGVRGAALRHAARDSFVHGLHVTLLVSAGLLLLGAGMALRLPRVMECGVSAAGSAEIPAPRGVAESRVSA; encoded by the coding sequence ATGTCCGGGACGACCACGGCCGCAGAGTGTCGCCGTCGGGAGGCCGGGGCCGGTGCCAACCGCTGGGTCGTCCTCGTGGTGCTGTGCGTCAGCCTGCTCCTCGTGGCCCTCGATGCCACCGTGCTGCACGTCGCCGTGCCCGCCGTCACCGAGGACCTCAAGCCCGGCGCGATAGAACTGCTCTGGATCGTCGACGTCTATCCGCTCGTCTGCGCCGCGCTGCTGATCCTCTTCGGCACGCTGGGTGACCGGGTGGGCCGCAGACGTGTGCTCCTCCTCGGATACGGACTCTTCGGCATCGCCTCCGGGATCGCCGCGCTCGCCGACAGCGCCCAGGTCCTCATCGGCGCGCGCGCCCTGCTCGGCGTCGGCGGCGCGATGATCATGCCCGCGACCCTGTCCATCCTGCGCCAGGTCTTTCCCGACCGGCGGGAGCGGGCTCTCGCGATCGGCATCTGGAGCGCGGTCGCCGCGGTGGGCGCGGCGGTCGGGCCGCTGCTCGGCGGGTTCCTCCTCGAACACTTCTGGTGGGGATCGGTCTTCCTCGTCAACATCCCGCTGATGCTGATCAGCCTGCCGATCGGACGGCTGCTGCTGCCCGAGTCCTACGGCGACCGCGACGGTCCCTGGGACGTGGTGGGGGCCCTGACGGCCGCCGCCGGGCTCTTCGGGCTCGTGCTCGGGGTCAAGCGGCTCGGCGGCGGTGAAGCGCCGTTCGGCCCGTTCACGCTGGCGCCGCTGTTCGTGGGCGGCGCGCTGATGTTCGCCTTCGTACGGCGCCAGCGACGGCGTACGCATCCGCTGGTGGACCTGCGGATGTTCTCGCGGCCCGCGTTCAGTACGTCCGTGTGCTGCATCGTCCTCGCCATGCTCGCGCTGGTCGGGCTCGAGCTGATCGCCGCGCAGTACCTGCAACTGGTCCTCGGACTCTCGCCCCTGCAGACCGGGCTGCGGCTGCTGCCGCTCACCTTCGCGGCGATGGCCGCGGGGCTCGCGGGGGCGCGGCTGCTGCGGCGGTTCGGGCCGCGCGCGATGGTCTGTTTCGGGTTCTGTCTCACGGCGGTGGCAGTGGTCACGCTCACCGCGATGGGCGGGGACGACAACACCGGGCTGCTGCTGTTCGGGTTCGTGCTGCTCGGGTTCGGGCTGGAGACGACGCTCTTCGGGGCGTACGAGTCGATGCTGAGCGAGGCGCCGCCGGCGCAGGCGGGTGGGGCGGCGGCGATCGGCGAGACCTCGTACCAGCTGGGGGCGGGGATCGGGATCGCGCTTCTGGGGAGTGTGATGAACGCGGCGTACGCGCCCGGACTGTCGTCCGTACCGGGGGTCTCGCCGGGGGACTCCGCTGCGGCGGGGCACTCGTTGGGAGAGGCGTACGACGTCGCTGCGCGGCTCGGCGGGGTGCGGGGGGCGGCCCTGCGTCATGCGGCTCGGGACTCCTTTGTGCACGGGCTGCATGTGACGTTGCTCGTCAGTGCGGGGTTGTTGTTGCTGGGGGCGGGGATGGCGTTGCGGTTGCCTCGGGTCATGGAGTGCGGGGTGTCTGCGGCGGGCTCGGCGGAGATTCCGGCGCCTCGGGGGGTTGCGGAGTCCCGCGTCTCGGCGTAG
- a CDS encoding I78 family peptidase inhibitor produces the protein MAPIPTPPAEPQDSPQAYVGLEARSAEHRAREHGWSTVRSLPPGAIITMEYRTGRLNFEVTDGRVTRCWKG, from the coding sequence ATGGCACCCATTCCCACCCCGCCCGCAGAGCCCCAGGACAGTCCGCAGGCCTATGTCGGCCTGGAGGCGAGGAGCGCCGAGCACCGCGCCCGGGAGCACGGCTGGTCCACGGTGCGCTCGCTGCCGCCCGGCGCGATCATCACCATGGAGTACCGCACGGGGCGGCTGAACTTCGAGGTCACCGACGGCCGGGTGACCCGCTGCTGGAAGGGCTGA